The proteins below come from a single Chitinophaga pinensis DSM 2588 genomic window:
- a CDS encoding LptF/LptG family permease, whose protein sequence is MKKLDKLLIKTFMGPFVATFFVTLFVLVMQFLWKYIDDLVGKGLDTPVIIELITYTSANLVSLALPLAVLLSSIMTFGNLGESFELVALKSSGISLTRFMRPLLAVCTMIAILAFLFNNYAMPVANLRAKSLLYDITNSKPAFNIKAGVFYTDIPDYTIKVAEKEKDNKTIHQVMIIDHTPGGGDKVILAEKGTMLLSADKRFLYFVLEKGWRYEERNNRSSTTPGELIRLGFREYKKAFDLSSFAFSRLDMGLFASNQQMLNVRQLDKAIDSLYKQEQLFSRTVNAYVTTRYAFYKWQDTGWLAKAPALGVTNFKDIIPEKSLRYTLERTEQNIRDGQNNLEGPAREFGDKHGTLLLHKVEWQRKFTLAFSCIVMFLIGAPLGSIIRKGGLGTPLIFAVVFFVIFNIFFMVGEKMARKDVMATWSGMWLSNIVLIPIAMFLIYKALNDSNLFNKEFYFRSFNNIKKLFKKNSPKPTT, encoded by the coding sequence GTGAAAAAACTGGATAAACTGCTCATCAAAACATTCATGGGGCCATTCGTGGCTACTTTCTTTGTAACACTATTCGTGTTGGTGATGCAGTTTCTGTGGAAATATATCGATGACCTCGTAGGTAAAGGACTGGACACACCTGTCATTATCGAGCTGATCACCTATACCAGCGCCAACCTGGTATCTCTTGCCCTGCCGCTGGCTGTACTGCTTTCCTCTATCATGACCTTCGGTAACCTGGGAGAAAGTTTTGAACTGGTCGCGCTGAAGTCCTCCGGGATTTCGCTGACACGCTTCATGCGTCCCTTACTGGCCGTGTGTACGATGATCGCAATACTGGCATTCCTGTTTAACAACTATGCGATGCCTGTTGCAAACCTGCGTGCAAAGTCCCTGCTGTATGATATTACGAATTCAAAACCCGCCTTCAACATCAAAGCCGGCGTTTTCTACACAGATATTCCTGACTACACCATCAAGGTAGCAGAAAAAGAAAAAGATAATAAAACCATCCACCAGGTAATGATCATCGATCATACTCCCGGTGGCGGCGACAAGGTAATCCTCGCTGAAAAAGGAACCATGCTGCTTTCTGCTGACAAACGCTTTCTGTATTTCGTACTGGAAAAAGGATGGCGTTACGAAGAACGTAACAACCGTAGCTCCACCACTCCCGGTGAACTGATCCGCCTGGGATTCCGCGAATACAAAAAAGCATTTGACCTCAGCTCTTTCGCTTTCAGCCGACTGGATATGGGACTCTTTGCCTCTAACCAGCAGATGCTGAACGTCAGACAGCTCGATAAAGCGATCGACTCACTGTACAAACAGGAGCAACTGTTCAGTCGTACAGTAAATGCATATGTCACCACCCGCTATGCCTTCTACAAATGGCAGGATACAGGATGGCTCGCAAAAGCCCCTGCACTGGGTGTGACCAACTTTAAAGATATCATACCTGAAAAATCACTCAGATATACACTGGAAAGAACAGAACAGAACATCCGCGACGGACAGAATAACCTAGAAGGACCTGCCCGTGAGTTCGGCGATAAACATGGTACCCTGCTGCTGCACAAAGTAGAATGGCAGCGTAAATTCACCCTGGCTTTCTCCTGTATCGTAATGTTCCTGATCGGAGCTCCCCTGGGCTCGATTATCAGAAAAGGCGGTCTTGGTACACCACTGATCTTTGCCGTTGTGTTCTTTGTGATCTTTAATATATTTTTCATGGTTGGGGAGAAGATGGCCAGAAAAGACGTAATGGCCACCTGGAGTGGAATGTGGCTCTCCAACATCGTCCTTATACCTATTGCAATGTTCCTGATCTATAAAGCGCTGAACGATTCAAATCTGTTCAACAAAGAGTTTTATTTCAGGAGCTTCAATAATATCAAAAAGCTCTTTAAAAAAAACAGTCCAAAACCTACAACTTGA
- a CDS encoding phosphatase PAP2 family protein → MKTLLTLLGKNAPFFLPFLLWIVAGALLQAYFTHDDLFLAINRAHAPWADVVVSGMTYIGDGITFAVMLVLILVYRKYKLFFTAGTVLLLTTIIVQVAKHYYNEPRPTLYFADAGTLVHTVKWVTVHGSCSFPSGHTTTAFALFTFLTLICRNKLAGFAFLTLALLAAHSRIYLAQHFFVDVYTGSIIGTTSSLVVYTLFHQSRRKASPEAVSEPVVSLT, encoded by the coding sequence ATGAAAACACTATTGACGCTGCTGGGCAAAAATGCCCCTTTCTTTTTGCCATTCCTTTTATGGATCGTCGCTGGCGCACTGCTACAGGCTTATTTCACACATGATGATCTGTTCCTTGCTATTAACCGCGCACACGCTCCATGGGCAGATGTTGTTGTATCAGGTATGACCTACATCGGAGATGGTATTACCTTTGCTGTTATGCTGGTGCTTATTCTTGTATACAGGAAATACAAGCTGTTCTTTACTGCCGGCACCGTATTATTACTGACCACCATCATCGTGCAGGTTGCCAAACATTATTACAACGAACCAAGACCTACGTTGTATTTTGCAGATGCAGGCACACTGGTACACACTGTTAAGTGGGTGACAGTACACGGTTCCTGCAGTTTTCCATCCGGACATACAACGACTGCATTCGCGCTGTTTACATTTTTAACACTGATATGCAGGAATAAATTGGCCGGATTCGCGTTCTTAACACTGGCATTGCTGGCTGCCCATTCAAGGATCTACCTGGCACAACATTTCTTCGTAGATGTTTACACAGGTAGCATCATCGGAACAACAAGCAGTCTCGTAGTGTACACACTGTTCCATCAAAGCAGAAGAAAGGCTTCGCCGGAAGCAGTCAGCGAACCGGTTGTCAGCCTTACCTGA
- a CDS encoding START-like domain-containing protein, protein MSKKVQYELEYPVRCSPSILYEFLSTPAGLQEWFADKVDYRDSVFSFSWNGSTEEAEVLEQEEDEFIRLHWKHAPKEEFFEFRIQISEVTNETILIVRDFAEKKEIADQSQLWDYQVKDLFHRIGN, encoded by the coding sequence ATGTCTAAGAAAGTGCAATATGAGTTGGAATATCCGGTACGGTGCTCACCCAGTATCTTATACGAATTCCTTTCCACACCAGCAGGTCTGCAGGAGTGGTTCGCAGATAAAGTAGATTACAGGGACAGTGTCTTCTCCTTTTCATGGAATGGTTCCACGGAAGAAGCAGAAGTACTGGAACAGGAGGAAGATGAATTTATCCGTTTACATTGGAAACATGCGCCTAAAGAAGAATTCTTCGAATTCCGCATACAGATTTCCGAAGTGACCAATGAAACCATCCTGATTGTCAGAGATTTTGCAGAAAAGAAAGAAATAGCTGACCAGAGCCAGCTGTGGGATTACCAGGTGAAAGACCTCTTCCACAGAATAGGCAATTAA
- a CDS encoding 7TM diverse intracellular signaling domain-containing protein, giving the protein MFRFIALWLLAILGYQQMQAATPIVYHNNMPLTRIGKNLEIYTDKTNALDINAVSKKTFSFPDENVPNLQITPHTHWVRFTVTNESDLREIMLEVEYPTIDDITLFELRPDGTYDSTRLGEFTSYHNRPVDHQNYIFPLYIATHTTRQYYLRVIAGEQVQLPMSIGTRDQVSEKNDYRDLIFGLYIGVMLAMSFYNLFLYLSTKDNSYLTYVSYNVFVALTQATLQGYSFRFLYPDSPWMAQHATVLVPILNGLTALVFIQQFLLTKQFYKKGHRLINILLILYMGCFIPALLNKYIIAQIWVQMVVGAAAVSVFYISLRMSMKGYSSARFFLLAWSIFLLSVLVFVLRNANVLPYNEFTYYALQIGSGMEALLLSFALAYKINLFKAEALHASQENERLVKEQNIILEEKVTQRTEELQTSNEELNVALKNLKEAQTQLVEREKMASLGQLTAGIAHEINNPINFVTSNIKPLKLDIQDIRTLLDKYDDLPNTTDIQGALKDIAAFKQQIDIDYIHEEISSLIKGIEDGASRTSEIVRGLRTFSRLDESDVKSVDLHEGIDSTLVLLKNSIPTNVKVIKDYGSLPKIECYAGKINQVFMNILTNAFNAIKTNNQDREEVVTITTREDNGLALISIKDTGPGMTEQVKEKIFDPFFTTKDVGEGTGLGLSIVFSIIEKHNGRIEVITAPDKGAEFIIYLPMSVTAQAS; this is encoded by the coding sequence ATGTTCCGATTTATCGCTCTATGGCTACTTGCTATCTTAGGTTACCAGCAAATGCAGGCGGCAACCCCTATTGTATACCACAACAATATGCCCCTGACCCGGATCGGCAAAAACCTTGAAATATATACTGACAAGACCAATGCACTGGATATCAATGCTGTCAGCAAAAAGACATTCAGTTTTCCGGATGAAAATGTCCCAAACCTACAGATCACTCCCCACACACATTGGGTACGCTTTACCGTTACTAACGAGTCAGATCTCCGCGAGATCATGCTGGAGGTAGAATACCCTACCATAGACGATATTACCCTTTTTGAGCTACGCCCCGACGGTACTTACGACAGTACACGCCTGGGAGAGTTTACCAGTTACCATAACCGCCCGGTTGACCACCAGAACTATATTTTTCCGTTATACATCGCCACGCATACCACCCGGCAATATTACCTGCGGGTAATTGCCGGCGAACAGGTACAACTCCCCATGTCCATAGGCACACGGGACCAGGTATCCGAAAAGAACGACTACCGTGATCTGATATTCGGTTTATACATCGGAGTTATGCTGGCGATGTCGTTTTATAACCTCTTCCTGTATCTGTCTACAAAAGACAACAGTTACCTGACCTACGTGTCTTATAACGTGTTTGTCGCCCTGACACAGGCTACCTTACAGGGTTATTCGTTCCGATTCCTTTATCCGGACAGTCCCTGGATGGCCCAACATGCGACGGTACTCGTACCTATACTCAACGGACTGACCGCACTGGTCTTCATCCAGCAATTCCTGCTGACGAAACAGTTTTATAAAAAGGGGCATCGCCTGATCAACATCCTGCTGATATTATACATGGGATGTTTCATACCGGCACTCCTGAATAAGTATATCATTGCCCAGATATGGGTCCAGATGGTAGTAGGAGCTGCCGCAGTAAGCGTATTCTATATATCGCTGCGAATGAGTATGAAGGGCTATAGTTCCGCACGTTTCTTCCTGCTGGCATGGTCTATATTCCTGCTTAGCGTACTGGTATTTGTGCTGAGGAATGCCAACGTACTCCCCTATAATGAGTTCACCTATTATGCATTGCAGATCGGTTCCGGTATGGAAGCCCTCCTGCTCTCCTTTGCACTGGCCTATAAAATCAACCTTTTTAAGGCAGAAGCCCTGCATGCTTCCCAGGAAAATGAGCGCCTGGTGAAAGAACAGAATATCATCCTGGAAGAAAAGGTGACCCAGCGTACGGAAGAACTACAAACCTCCAATGAAGAACTGAACGTCGCGTTGAAGAACCTGAAAGAAGCCCAGACCCAACTCGTAGAAAGAGAGAAAATGGCCTCCCTCGGTCAGCTGACGGCCGGTATTGCCCATGAAATAAATAATCCGATCAATTTTGTCACTTCTAATATAAAGCCGCTTAAACTGGATATCCAGGATATCAGAACATTGCTGGATAAGTACGATGACTTGCCAAACACCACGGATATCCAGGGAGCATTGAAAGATATTGCCGCCTTTAAACAACAGATCGATATTGATTATATTCACGAAGAAATCTCTTCGCTGATCAAAGGGATTGAAGATGGCGCTTCCAGAACCTCGGAAATTGTCCGCGGATTACGTACCTTCAGTAGACTGGATGAAAGCGATGTTAAATCAGTGGATCTGCACGAAGGAATCGACAGTACACTGGTATTGCTGAAAAACAGTATCCCGACAAATGTCAAAGTAATAAAGGACTACGGTTCTTTACCCAAAATAGAGTGTTATGCCGGCAAGATCAACCAGGTGTTTATGAACATTCTGACCAATGCATTTAACGCTATTAAGACAAATAACCAGGACCGTGAAGAAGTGGTAACGATCACTACCCGCGAAGATAACGGCCTTGCCCTCATCAGTATAAAAGACACCGGCCCCGGAATGACAGAGCAGGTAAAAGAGAAGATCTTCGATCCTTTCTTTACCACGAAAGATGTGGGAGAAGGTACAGGCTTAGGCCTTTCCATTGTATTCAGTATTATTGAAAAGCACAACGGACGTATCGAGGTGATCACCGCTCCTGATAAAGGTGCAGAATTTATTATATATTTACCCATGAGCGTAACCGCTCAGGCGTCTTAG
- a CDS encoding ArnT family glycosyltransferase — protein MKYLLIAIVAAALFVPFLGAVHLFDWDEINFAEAAREMIVSHDYSRVQIDFKPFWEKPPLFIWLQAISMQLFGVNEFAARFPNAMIGIATLVTLFGIGKKLADEKLGLWWALAYAGSWLPHFYFKSGIIDPTFNFFIFLAIYCAYRTAFSGKPSRLAILSGIFLGLAVLTKGPVAILVSILTFVFYWLYKKGKTGIGLAQLGIIILASVLTTALWFGYEIVAHGFWFVQEFITYQIRLFTTKDAGHGGSFFYHWIVLLIGCFPASLLLFTYIRGRKGKSIYTGSNSAEVKDFKIWMWVLFWVVLILFSIVETKIVHYSSLCYFPLSFLAAWQLYRISENKLQLHAWNIVLMMLIGLSIGLAITLLPLAGVYKDVIIPHIHDRFAQANLQAQVPWSVWEAAYGAGYMLLIIIGAVLLFQKKVQAGLLCIFFSTILAIQITIVHFTPKIERYSQGVAIDFFKTFEGKDDYVQVLMYHSYAHLFYTKKLPPVNQNYYNTDWLLSGKVDKPTWFVCRTTDSAPFRTDPDLEIVEERNGFVFFKRK, from the coding sequence ATGAAGTACCTGTTGATTGCCATTGTCGCTGCTGCTCTTTTCGTACCCTTCCTGGGCGCTGTGCACTTGTTTGACTGGGACGAGATCAATTTTGCAGAAGCTGCAAGGGAGATGATTGTAAGCCATGATTATTCAAGAGTACAGATCGATTTTAAGCCCTTCTGGGAAAAGCCTCCCCTGTTCATATGGCTGCAGGCTATCAGTATGCAGCTCTTTGGGGTAAATGAGTTTGCAGCTCGTTTTCCCAATGCCATGATCGGTATTGCGACCCTGGTGACCCTGTTCGGCATTGGTAAGAAACTGGCAGACGAGAAATTAGGGCTCTGGTGGGCACTGGCTTATGCCGGTTCATGGCTGCCACACTTCTATTTCAAATCAGGTATTATTGACCCGACTTTCAATTTCTTTATATTTCTTGCGATCTATTGCGCTTATCGTACCGCATTCAGTGGTAAACCTTCCAGGTTGGCTATCCTGAGTGGTATATTCCTTGGATTGGCCGTACTTACCAAAGGGCCGGTAGCTATCCTGGTGAGTATACTGACCTTTGTCTTCTACTGGCTGTATAAAAAAGGGAAAACGGGTATTGGTCTGGCGCAATTGGGTATCATTATACTGGCATCCGTGTTGACCACCGCGCTCTGGTTCGGTTATGAGATCGTCGCACATGGTTTCTGGTTTGTACAGGAATTCATTACCTATCAGATAAGACTCTTTACAACAAAAGACGCAGGCCATGGCGGTTCGTTCTTCTATCACTGGATCGTGTTGCTGATCGGATGTTTCCCTGCCAGTCTGTTACTGTTCACCTATATCAGAGGACGTAAGGGGAAATCTATCTATACCGGGTCAAATTCAGCGGAGGTAAAAGACTTCAAAATATGGATGTGGGTATTGTTTTGGGTCGTACTGATCCTGTTTTCCATCGTGGAAACCAAGATCGTTCACTACTCTTCACTGTGTTATTTCCCGCTTAGCTTCCTTGCTGCCTGGCAACTGTATCGGATTTCCGAAAACAAACTGCAACTACATGCCTGGAATATTGTGCTAATGATGCTGATAGGTCTGTCAATCGGTCTGGCCATTACCTTATTACCATTGGCAGGCGTATATAAAGATGTGATCATTCCACATATACACGATCGTTTTGCACAGGCCAATCTGCAGGCACAGGTGCCCTGGTCAGTATGGGAAGCCGCTTACGGCGCCGGCTATATGTTGCTGATCATCATTGGTGCAGTACTCCTGTTCCAGAAAAAAGTACAGGCAGGCCTGCTGTGTATTTTCTTTAGCACCATTCTGGCCATACAAATCACGATTGTCCATTTTACACCTAAAATAGAGCGTTACTCACAGGGTGTTGCGATCGACTTTTTCAAAACATTTGAAGGGAAGGATGATTATGTGCAGGTACTAATGTATCATAGCTATGCACACCTGTTCTATACAAAGAAGCTCCCACCGGTTAATCAGAACTACTATAATACCGACTGGCTGCTGAGCGGGAAGGTAGATAAACCTACCTGGTTTGTATGCAGAACGACGGATAGTGCGCCATTCAGAACAGATCCGGATCTGGAGATTGTGGAAGAAAGGAACGGATTTGTATTCTTTAAAAGAAAATAA
- a CDS encoding superoxide dismutase: MNKREFIKLAGLAGVAALGNPSGIMAAAPAARKGASVLNGNVKAPFEVPPLPYGYDALEPHIDKATMEIHHDKHHGAYVKNLNDAVKGSAFESLTLEQILAKVKPEDKAVRNNAGGHFNHSLFWTLLSPQKTTPSDKLKAAINETFTSWEKFQEIFNTAAKGVFGSGWAWLIVTPGKKLSVISTPNQDNPLMDNIVKERGTPILALDVWEHAYYLKYHNVRADYVTAFWNVVNWTEVDKLYAAAIK, from the coding sequence ATGAACAAGAGAGAATTTATTAAGCTGGCAGGCCTGGCAGGCGTAGCAGCTCTCGGCAACCCATCTGGTATAATGGCAGCTGCTCCTGCAGCCCGTAAAGGAGCGTCCGTACTCAACGGCAATGTAAAAGCTCCTTTTGAGGTACCGCCTTTACCTTATGGTTATGATGCCCTTGAGCCGCACATCGATAAAGCTACAATGGAGATTCATCACGATAAGCACCATGGCGCCTATGTTAAGAACCTGAACGATGCGGTGAAAGGATCGGCTTTCGAAAGCCTTACACTTGAGCAGATCCTGGCAAAAGTGAAACCTGAAGATAAAGCAGTGCGCAACAATGCGGGTGGTCACTTCAACCACTCTCTCTTCTGGACCTTACTGTCTCCACAGAAGACAACACCTTCTGATAAACTGAAAGCCGCTATTAACGAAACATTCACTTCATGGGAGAAATTCCAGGAAATCTTCAATACTGCCGCTAAAGGCGTATTTGGTTCCGGCTGGGCATGGCTGATCGTTACGCCTGGGAAGAAGTTGTCCGTTATATCCACACCTAACCAGGACAACCCGTTGATGGATAACATCGTGAAAGAACGCGGTACACCGATCCTTGCACTGGATGTGTGGGAACACGCTTATTACCTGAAATATCATAACGTTCGTGCCGACTATGTTACCGCTTTCTGGAATGTAGTAAACTGGACGGAGGTAGATAAATTATACGCTGCTGCTATTAAATAG
- a CDS encoding ThiF family adenylyltransferase yields MTELEHYINQQRTEPDNYTPVFYRLQHEEQYVDLLALLAKNPHIRVYDEIYSQLRELMKIRNPTKRLTEEESEQKIREYVGTTPLHAFGVWVYYPWSHRVVHIVDEKDFIELRTSRNREKITEEEIALLSSKKIGIIGLSVGQSIALTLTMERVCGELRLADFDKVELTNMNRIRTGIHSIQTYKVVIAAREIAELDPFIKVVIYKDGATEENLDDFFTKDGHLDILVEECDGIDIKILSRMKAKALGIPVVMDTNDRGLVDVERFDLEPDRPLLHGFIPDLDLKSLRGLTDAEKLPIFRPMVALDDMSARMKHSLGQIGKTITTWPQLASSVVLGGAVVTDTCRRILLDHFKSSGRYYVDFEQILV; encoded by the coding sequence ATGACAGAACTAGAGCATTATATCAATCAGCAACGGACCGAGCCAGATAATTACACACCAGTATTTTATCGATTGCAGCACGAAGAACAATATGTCGATTTACTGGCTTTACTGGCAAAGAATCCGCATATCCGGGTATATGACGAAATATACTCTCAGTTAAGGGAGTTGATGAAGATCCGCAATCCTACCAAACGACTCACGGAGGAAGAATCTGAACAAAAGATCAGGGAATATGTTGGTACTACACCGCTCCACGCTTTTGGCGTTTGGGTTTATTACCCCTGGTCACACCGTGTGGTACATATTGTAGATGAGAAGGATTTTATTGAACTCCGCACCAGCCGTAACAGGGAAAAGATCACCGAAGAAGAGATAGCCCTGCTCAGCAGTAAGAAAATAGGCATTATCGGCCTTTCAGTAGGCCAATCCATAGCGCTGACGCTTACCATGGAACGGGTATGTGGTGAATTGCGACTGGCCGATTTTGATAAAGTTGAGCTGACGAATATGAACAGGATCCGTACCGGTATTCACAGCATACAGACATATAAGGTGGTGATCGCTGCACGCGAAATCGCTGAACTGGACCCATTCATTAAGGTTGTCATTTATAAAGATGGCGCCACTGAAGAAAACCTGGACGACTTTTTCACCAAAGATGGGCATCTCGACATCCTCGTAGAAGAGTGTGACGGTATCGATATAAAGATATTGAGCAGGATGAAGGCCAAAGCCCTCGGTATCCCCGTAGTAATGGATACAAATGACAGAGGCCTGGTTGACGTGGAACGTTTTGACCTGGAACCCGACCGACCTTTACTTCATGGATTCATACCCGACTTAGATCTGAAAAGCCTGCGTGGATTAACGGATGCAGAGAAACTACCCATATTCCGTCCTATGGTCGCCCTGGATGATATGTCCGCAAGGATGAAACACTCTTTAGGCCAGATTGGAAAAACGATTACTACCTGGCCTCAGCTGGCATCTTCTGTGGTGCTGGGCGGCGCCGTAGTAACCGATACCTGCAGAAGGATACTGCTTGACCATTTCAAAAGCTCAGGCAGGTACTACGTAGATTTTGAACAAATTCTTGTTTAA
- a CDS encoding RNA polymerase sigma factor RpoD/SigA, with amino-acid sequence MRQLKITKSITNRESQSLEKYLQEIGKVDLITPEEEVNLAIRIKQGDQRALEKLTKANLRFVVSVAKQYQNQGLSLSDLINEGNLGLIKAAQRFDETRGFKFISYAVWWIRQSILQALAEQSRIVRLPLNKVGLSNKISKAYSQLEQEFEREPSPDELATILEINTEEVEATLGVAARHVSMDAPFIDGEDNSLLDVLANPNAVNADEELDHHDSLRREIERSLSTLTDRQKDVIILYFGIAVEHPMSLEDIGEKFGLTRERVRQIKDKAITKLRTTSRSKLLRNYLGS; translated from the coding sequence ATGCGCCAACTCAAAATCACGAAATCCATCACCAATAGGGAGTCCCAATCTCTGGAGAAATACTTGCAGGAAATTGGGAAAGTGGATTTAATTACACCGGAGGAAGAGGTGAACCTTGCTATACGCATTAAGCAGGGCGACCAGAGAGCTCTTGAGAAACTGACGAAAGCAAACCTCCGTTTTGTGGTGTCTGTTGCCAAACAGTATCAGAATCAGGGATTATCGCTCAGTGATCTGATCAATGAGGGAAATCTCGGCCTGATCAAAGCAGCACAGCGTTTTGATGAGACCCGTGGTTTTAAGTTCATTTCTTACGCCGTTTGGTGGATCCGTCAATCGATTCTTCAGGCATTGGCCGAACAGAGTCGTATCGTAAGACTGCCGCTTAACAAAGTGGGGCTGAGCAACAAGATCAGCAAGGCTTACTCTCAGCTGGAACAGGAATTTGAAAGAGAGCCATCTCCTGACGAACTCGCTACCATTCTAGAGATCAATACGGAAGAAGTAGAAGCTACTTTAGGCGTTGCCGCCCGTCACGTATCTATGGATGCACCGTTTATCGATGGTGAAGACAACTCCCTGCTGGATGTACTGGCAAATCCGAATGCTGTGAACGCAGACGAAGAACTGGATCACCACGATTCCCTGCGCCGCGAAATAGAACGTTCTTTATCTACACTCACTGACAGGCAGAAAGATGTGATCATCCTTTACTTCGGTATTGCAGTTGAACATCCGATGTCCCTGGAAGATATCGGTGAGAAATTTGGTCTGACCCGCGAACGTGTTCGCCAGATCAAGGATAAAGCAATCACTAAACTGCGTACTACTTCTCGCAGCAAACTGCTGAGAAATTACCTGGGAAGTTGA
- a CDS encoding sensor histidine kinase, protein MKDNRIRILYIDDEIHNLNAFKAGFRRSYEIYTANSAQEGKQLLKSIDVHIIIADQKMPVSTGVEFFNEIKDTLPDPMRILLTGYTDVEDIIDAINKGHIFSYIKKPWDEIELHRTINNAFEIYNTRRQLKEKILELEKINDELNRFIYSTSHDLRSPLMSVLGIINLSRLDNSVTDPNGYLNMIEVCILKLDGFIQKIIEYYRNSRLDVEYEKINFENLIHECIASFRHQNNAIQFQVNVDQQVDFKGDTFRISVILNNLISNAVKYQKPEESHPQVNLSVKVEPHKATLSIEDNGIGILSEHLNNIFKMFFRSKNNNKPGSGIGLYIVKEALNKIGGTINVESKYGEGTLFEISIPNRNDFDS, encoded by the coding sequence ATGAAAGACAACCGTATCAGGATCTTGTACATTGATGATGAAATTCATAACCTCAATGCTTTTAAAGCCGGATTCCGCAGAAGTTATGAAATTTATACCGCCAATTCCGCCCAGGAAGGCAAACAACTACTTAAAAGCATTGACGTCCATATTATCATTGCGGACCAGAAGATGCCCGTATCGACAGGGGTTGAATTCTTTAATGAAATAAAGGATACCCTGCCGGATCCTATGCGTATTCTCCTGACAGGTTATACCGATGTGGAAGATATTATAGACGCCATCAATAAAGGTCATATCTTCTCCTATATCAAAAAACCATGGGACGAGATAGAACTGCATCGTACCATCAACAACGCCTTTGAAATTTATAATACACGCCGCCAGCTGAAAGAAAAGATCCTTGAGCTGGAAAAGATCAATGACGAGTTAAACCGCTTTATCTATTCCACCTCCCATGACCTTCGCTCTCCGCTGATGTCCGTATTGGGTATTATCAATCTGAGCAGGCTGGATAACTCGGTAACAGATCCGAATGGTTATCTCAATATGATTGAGGTATGTATTCTGAAACTCGACGGATTTATCCAGAAGATCATCGAATACTACCGGAACTCACGCCTGGATGTAGAGTATGAGAAGATCAACTTCGAAAACCTGATCCATGAATGTATCGCGTCCTTCCGTCACCAGAACAACGCAATACAGTTCCAGGTGAATGTAGACCAGCAGGTAGATTTTAAAGGCGATACTTTCCGCATCAGTGTTATCCTGAATAACCTGATCTCTAACGCGGTGAAGTACCAGAAACCGGAAGAAAGTCATCCGCAGGTGAACCTGTCTGTAAAGGTAGAGCCGCATAAAGCGACCCTGTCTATTGAAGATAATGGCATCGGTATATTGAGCGAACACCTGAACAATATTTTTAAAATGTTCTTCCGCTCCAAAAACAATAACAAGCCAGGCAGTGGTATTGGATTGTATATCGTGAAAGAAGCGCTGAATAAAATTGGCGGTACTATTAACGTTGAGTCAAAGTATGGAGAAGGTACCCTATTTGAAATAAGCATTCCCAACAGAAATGATTTCGATTCCTGA